In a genomic window of Gigantopelta aegis isolate Gae_Host chromosome 9, Gae_host_genome, whole genome shotgun sequence:
- the LOC121381509 gene encoding wiskott-Aldrich syndrome protein homolog 1-like, which produces MIKYRVEHNGDSATITLIYGVDRKRRSPSRRRRRRPKTTQGGGGEANLTAQPPGAAPPVPKRRTRPTGAVQGDPNPVAKPPGAVHSTRPPPPTRQKHSPGAAQGGPKLSAPLTLAAPPVDVPAQMDTGHVVITDPPASPPAPPAVVAVPAAVQREPKRRKMSAATIPKTSDWILVCDKLPAKYRGAVIGDRQQAPQGTVGRRAVAPTSNWTGEVPATGSPPLKTTLRDSTAGRTVQAGTPDAIDVQRDDSSHPKDGIAGHPSRSHRQKRPAVD; this is translated from the exons ATGATAAAG TATCGCGTCGAGCACAATGGCGACTCCGCGACCATCACGCTAATATACGGCGTGGATAGGAAGCGTCGATCACCCAGCAGAAGACGGAGGAGGCGACCTAAGActacgcaggggggggggggggaggctaaCTTgacggctcaaccgccaggggcggccCCACCTGTTCCGAAGAGGAGGACGAGACCGACAGGGGCGGTgcagggtgatccaaacccggtggctaaaccaccgggggcggttcattcTACGCGGCCGCCCCCACCCACTCGACAGAAGCATTCGCCAGGAGCGGcccaggggggaccaaagctgtcagctccactgacattGGCGGCCCCTCCTGTAGACGTACCAGCTCAAATGGATACGGGACACGTGGTCATTACTGACCCCCCGGCAAGTCCACCAGCACCTCCGGCAGTTGTTGCTGTTCCAGCGGCGGTCCAGCGAGAACCCAAGAGGAGGAAGATGTCGGCGGCCACCATACCGAAGACATCCGACTGGATTCTCGTCTGCGACAAACTTCCAGCAAAGTACCGAGGAGCGGTTATCGGTGACCGACAGCAAGCACCTCAAGGGACCGTGGGTAGAAGAGCTGTGGCGCCAACTTCCAACTGGACAGGGGAAGTACCAGCTACAGGCAGCCCTCCACTCAAAACAACTCTACGTGACAGCACAGCAGGACGGACTGTACAGGCAGGGACTCCTGATGCCATCGATGTCCAACGCGACGATTCATCGCATCCTAAAGATGGTATTGCGGGACATCCATCCAGGAGCCATCGACAGAAACGCCCAGCTGTTgactga